The Ahaetulla prasina isolate Xishuangbanna chromosome 4, ASM2864084v1, whole genome shotgun sequence genome has a window encoding:
- the MINK1 gene encoding misshapen-like kinase 1 isoform X5 codes for MADPAPARSLDDIDLSALRDPAGIFELVEVVGNGTYGQVYKGRHVKTGQLAAIKVMDVTEDEEEEIKQEINMLKKYSHHRNIATYYGAFVKKSPPGNDDQLWLVMEFCGAGSVTDLVKNTKGNALKEDCIAYICREILRGLAHLHAHKVIHRDIKGQNVLLTENAEVKLVDFGVSAQLDRTVGRRNTFIGTPYWMAPEVIACDENPDATYDYRSDIWSLGITAIEMAEGAPPLCDMHPMRALFLIPRNPPPKLKSKKWSKKFIDFIDNCLIKAYPNRPPTEQLLKFPFIRDQPTERQVRIQLKDHIDRTRKKRGEKDETEYEYSGSEEEDDGRGEEGEPSSIMNVPGESTLRREFLRLQQENKSNSEALKLQQQLAAQHRDSEAHIKHLLHQRQRRIEEQKEERRRVEEQQRREREQRKLQGKEHQRRLEDLQVMRREEERRQAEREQEYIRHKLEEEQRQLEILQQQLLQEQALLLEYKRKQLEEQRQSERLQRQLQQEHAYLKSLQQQQQQQQPKPLYHHSRSSAAAPEKPPWARETPPMQRPVEPQEGQHKSHLAHRVPLKPYAAPVPRSQSLQDQPSKNMAAFPVHDSASSAPPPPRGGMIRQNSDPTSEGPAPQPSRPTADQRGPWVKMDPNAPPQVPQRTSSIATALNTSGVTSSSSSSTRPVHAVRARPHSKSAWHIHMQSRLERGARGGNPLPAPPLPPPAGRTPSGPNTSSNPDLRRSDPGWERGDNLLQSGAANLPQAGSLERNRMAAPLKLEGSPVLSQGRKAKADDHRSRPGRPASYKRAIGENFVLLKERPEEAAPKPLKKALDYSSSSEEVDSSEEEEEEEEEEEEAGEGERSEPGTSTPGARDGDTDSISTMVVHDVEDLTGGSGGSESSYGEGTMLVQRTPEEERGLLHSDSNGYTNLPDVVQPSHSPTEAKSSNGSSSPAKDVATDYQSRGLVKAPGKSSFTMFVDLGIYQSSPGGGDTIPITAFDPGRLEQLQLEARKGSVVNVNPTNTRPHSDTPEIRKYKKRFNSEILCAALWGVNLLVGTENGLMLLDRSGQGKVYSLINRRRFQQMDVLEGLNLLTTISGKRNKLRVYYLSWLRNKILHNDPEVEKKQGWTTVGDMEGCIHYRVVKYERIKFLVIALKSSVEVYAWAPKPYHKFMAFKSFADLPHRPLLVELTVEEGQRLKVIYGSCAGFHAIDVDSGNNYDIYIPVHIQSQITPHAIVFLPNTDGMEMLLCYEDEGVYVNTFGRIIKDVVLQWGEMPTSVAYICSNQIMGWGEKAIEIRSVETGHLDGVFMHKRAQRLKFLCERNDKVFFASVRSGGSSQVYFMTLNRNCIMNW; via the exons atggCCGACCCGGCCCCCGCCCGCAGCCTCGACGACATCGACCTCTCCGCCCTCCGG GATCCTGCCGGTATATTTGAACTGGTGGAAGTGGTTGGCAATGGGACCTATGGGCAGGTCTACAAG gGCCGCCATGTCAAGACCGGGCAGTTGGCTGCCATCAAAGTTATGGACGTCACCGAG gatgaagaggaggagatCAAGCAGGAGATCAACATGCTCAAGAAATACTCCCACCACCGCAACATCGCCACCTACTACGGGGCCTTTGTTAAGAAGAGCCCCCCCGGGAACGACGACCAGCTCTGG CTGGTGATGGAGTTTTGCGGTGCCGGCTCCGTGACAGATCTGGTGAAGAACACCAAGGGCAACGCGCTGAAGGAAGACTGCATCGCCTACATCTGCCGGGAGATCCTGCGG GGACTGGCTCACCTCCACGCGCACAAAGTCATCCACCGGGACATCAAGGGCCAGAATGTGCTGCTGACAGAGAACGCCGAAGTGAAGCTGG TTGACTTTGGGGTCAGTGCCCAGCTGGACCGCACGGTGGGGCGTCGGAACACATTCATCGGCACCCCTTACTGGATGGCACCAGAGGTGATCGCCTGCGATGAAAACCCGGATGCCACGTATGACTACAGA AGCGACATCTGGTCCCTGGGGATCACTGCCATTGAGATGGCCGAAGGAGCTCCTC CCCTGTGTGACATGCACCCCATGCGTGCTCTCTTTCTCATTCCGCGCAATCCTCCACCCAAGCTGAAGTCCAAGAAATG GTCCAAGAAATTCATCGACTTCATTGACAACTGCCTGATCAAAGCCTACCCCAACCGGCCCCCCACCGAGCAGCTGCTTAAGTTCCCCTTCATCCGTGACCAGCCCACCGAGCGGCAGGTCCGCATCCAGCTCAAAGACCACATCGACCGCACACGCAAGAAGAGGGGGGAGAAGG ACGAGACAGAGTACGAGTACAGCGGCAGCGAGGAAGAGGACGATGGGCGTGGCGAGGAAGGAGAGCCGAG CTCCATCATGAACGTCCCTGGGGAGTCCACTCTGCGGAGGGAATTCCTCCGCCTGCAGCAGGAGAACAAGAGCAACTCGGAGGCTCTGAAGCTGCAGCAGCAGCTGGCCGCCCAGCACCGTGACTCCGAGGCTCACATCAAGCACCTGCTGCACCAGCGCCAGCGCCGCATCGAGGAGCAGAAGGAAGAGCGCCGCCGAGTAGAAGAG CAGCAGCGCCGAGAGCGGGAGCAGCGGAAGCTGCAGGGCAAGGAGCACCAGCGGCGCCTGGAGGATCTGCAAGTGATGCGCCGGGAGGAGGAGCGCCGGCAGGCGGAGCGGGAGCAG GAGTACATCAGGCACAAGCTGGAGGAGGAGCAGAGGCAGCTGGAGATCCTGCAGCAGCAGCTCCTGCAGGAACAGGCCCTGTTGCTG GAGTACAAGCGGAAGCAGCTGGAGGAGCAGCGGCAGTCGGAACGGCTGCAGAGGCAGCTCCAGCAGGAGCACGCCTACCTCAAGtccctgcagcagcagcagcagcaacaacagccgAAGCCCCTCTACCACCACAGCCGCAGCAGCGCAGCCGCCCCCGAGAAGCCCCCCTGGGCCCGCGAG ACACCCCCCATGCAGCGGCCTGTTGAACCCCAGGAGGGGCAGCACAAG AGCCACCTGGCCCACCGCGTCCCGCTCAAACCATACGCTGCCCCCGTCCCTCGCTCCCAGTCGCTGCAGGACCAGCCCAGCAAGAACATGGCTGCCTTCCCTGTCCATGactccgcctcctccgccccgccCCCTCCTCGCGGGGGCATGATCCGGCAGAACTCTGACCCCACTTCTGAGGGGCCTGCCCCACAACCGTCCCGGCCCACCGCTGACCAGCGAGGACCTTGGGTCAAAATGGACCCCAATGCCCCTCCCCAG GTGCCCCAGCGGACGTCCTCCATAGCAACCGCCCTCAACACCAGCGGAgtgaccagcagcagcagcagcagcacacgGCCAGTCCATGCTGTCCGAGCCAG GCCCCATAGCAAGTCTGCGTGGCACATCCACATGCAGAGCCGGCTGGAGAGGGGGGCCCGGGGGGGGAAccctttgccggcccctcctctccccccacctgCCGGCCGGACCCCTTCCGGGCCAAACACCAGTAG CAACCCTGACCTCCGGAGGAGTGACCCCGGCTGGGAGCGTGGGGACAACCTTCTGCAGTCGGGGGCTGCCAACCTGCCTCAGGCCGGCTCCCTAGAGCGCAACCGCATGGCAG CTCCCCTGAAGCTGGAAGGGTCCCCTGTCTTGTCCCAAGGCAGGAAGGCTAAGGCGGACGACCATCGCTCACGGCCGGGGCGGCCAGCA AGCTATAAGCGGGCAATTGGTGAG AATTTCGTCCTGCTCAAGGAGCGCCCAGAGGAGGCGGCCCCCAAGCCTCTCAAGAAGGCCCTGGACTACTCGTCCTCCAGCGAAGAGGTGGACTCcagcgaggaagaggaggaggaggaggaggaggaagaggaggcaggcGAGGGGGAGCGCTCCGAGCCTGGCACAAGCacccctggagccag GGATGGCGACACGGACTCAATCAGCACCATGGTGGTGCATGATGTGGAGGACTTAACAGGCGGCAGCGGAGGCTCCGAGAGCTCCTATGGCGAGGGCACCATGCTGGTGCAGCGG ACCCCTGAGGAGGAACGTGGCCTCCTGCACAGTGACAGCAACGGCTACACCAATTTGCCTGACGTGGTTCAGCCCAGCCACTCGCCCACAGAAGCCAAAAGCAGCAATGGCTCCTCCTCGCCCGCCAAGGACGTGGCCACCGAC TACCAGTCGCGGGGGCTCGTCAAGGCACCTGGCAAGAGCTCCTTCACCATGTTTGTGGATCTGGGCATCTATCAAAGCTCCCCTGGGGGAGGAGACACCATCCCCATCACTG CATTTGACCCTGGACGGCTGGAGCAGCTGCAGCTGGAGGCCCGGAAGGGCTCCGTGGTCAATGTGAACCCCACTAACACGCGGCCCCACAGCGACACGCCAGAGATCCGCAAGTACAAGAAGCGCTTCAACTCAGAGATCCTCTGTGCGGCCCTTTGGG GGGTCAATTTGTTGGTGGGCACCGAGAACGGGCTGATGCTGCTGGACCGAAGCGGGCAGGGCAAGGTGTACAGCCTCATCAACCGCCGGCGCTTCCAGCAGATGGACGTCCTGGAGGGCCTCAACCTCTTGACCACCATATCAG GAAAGAGGAACAAGCTGCGTGTCTATTACCTCTCCTGGCTACGCAACAAGATTTTGCACAACGACCCCGAAGTGGAGAAGAAGCAGGGCTGGACCACCGTGGGAGACATGGAGGGCTGCATTCACTACCGTGTGG TGAAGTACGAGCGGATCAAGTTCCTGGTCATTGCACTGAAGAGCTCGGTGGAGGTCTACGCCTGGGCCCCCAAGCCCTACCACAAGTTCATGGCCTTCAAG TCCTTCGCCGACCTGCCGCATCGGCCGCTTCTGGTGGAGCTGACAGTCGAGGAAGGCCAGCGGCTGAAGGTCATCTACGGCTCCTGTGCTGGGTTCCACGCCATCGATGTGGACTCTGGGAACAACTATGATATCTACATCCCGGTCCat ATCCAGTCCCAGATCACCCCACATGCCATCGTCTTCCTGCCCAACACGGATGGGATGGAGATGCTCCTGTGCTACGAGGACGAGGGCGTCTACGTCAACACCTTTGGCCGCATCATCAAGGACGTGGTCCTGCAGTGGGGGGAGATGCCCACCTCTGTTG cgtACATCTGCTCCAATCAGATCATGGGCTGGGGCGAGAAAGCCATTGAGATCCGCTCGGTGGAGACGGGACACCTGGACGGCGTCTTCATGCACAAGCGGGCGCAGCGGCTAAAATTCCTGTGTGAACGAAACGACAAG GTGTTCTTCGCCTCGGTGCGCTCGGGGGGCAGCAGCCAAGTCTACTTCATGACCCTCAACCGGAACTGCATCATGAACTGGTGA